One segment of Gordonia terrae DNA contains the following:
- a CDS encoding protein kinase domain-containing protein, with translation MATVEIPQQLADFTVLEKLGMGGNGTFYLAVPPARLGLRTDRVVVKVFGGVCSDDAYRRGVRELRAFAAVVSPYLAGLYDAVLQGQFMYAMEYFPLGSLGSPAREFSRDEKLAAIADAARGVDALHEAGIAHANITPSSIMVTDTGGKISDLGLARVLAADEPITSFAQPGAVQYMDPALLAGDVPSRATDIWSLGACLHRALTGDGVYGEVPDAQPLLAIRAALSTPPALSENLDRDERTLIANCLALAGSRPSTASEVAGRIDALRGR, from the coding sequence ATGGCGACAGTCGAGATCCCGCAGCAACTGGCGGATTTCACGGTGCTCGAGAAGCTCGGCATGGGCGGCAACGGGACGTTCTACCTCGCCGTGCCGCCGGCCCGATTGGGTCTGCGCACCGACCGCGTGGTGGTGAAGGTCTTCGGGGGAGTCTGCAGCGACGACGCCTACCGCCGAGGCGTGCGCGAACTGCGGGCATTCGCGGCCGTCGTGTCGCCCTACCTCGCGGGCCTCTACGACGCGGTGCTGCAGGGCCAGTTCATGTACGCGATGGAGTACTTCCCGCTCGGCTCGCTGGGCAGTCCGGCCCGCGAGTTCAGCCGAGACGAGAAGCTGGCCGCCATCGCCGACGCGGCGCGCGGGGTCGACGCACTGCACGAAGCCGGGATCGCGCACGCCAACATCACGCCGTCGAGCATCATGGTCACCGACACCGGCGGCAAGATCTCCGATCTCGGCCTGGCCCGGGTCCTCGCCGCCGACGAACCCATCACGAGCTTCGCCCAGCCCGGCGCGGTGCAGTACATGGATCCGGCACTGCTGGCGGGTGACGTGCCCTCGCGTGCGACCGACATCTGGTCGCTCGGAGCCTGTCTGCACCGTGCCCTCACCGGCGACGGGGTGTACGGGGAGGTCCCGGACGCCCAACCCCTGCTGGCGATCCGGGCGGCGCTGTCGACCCCGCCGGCGCTCTCGGAGAATCTGGACCGCGACGAACGCACCCTGATCGCCAACTGCCTGGCGCTTGCCGGTTCGCGTCCGTCGACCGCCTCGGAGGTCGCCGGCCGGATCGACGCGCTCCGCGGGCGCTGA
- a CDS encoding 4Fe-4S binding protein: MPHVVTQACCGDASCVYACPVNCIHPTPEEPDFGIAEMLYIDPATCVDCGACVSACPVGAIVPGHRLPAGQERFVEVNATQYHDPADGAARFPVDPARRLPLAPIDRPRQLAVERSISIGIVGSGPSAMYAADELLRQPQVSVTMYERLDRPFGLARFGVAPDHLHTRKVMELFDDIARNPRLEILLNTEVGRDLTLADLRARHQGVIWAGGAPTDRRLALPGFDLPGVSSATSFVGWYNGHPDFTDLDVDLDTERVVVVGNGNVALDVARILVADPDTLAATDISRSALATLRASSVREVVVMGRRGPAHAAFTLPELIGLVDSGVPVTVDAADLDALPAPADLDATVRGKLEILAECAARPEPTGRRIRLAFFSSPSEVTAGPHGRASALVVGRNRPVVDDAGSAVGIEPTGDTTTLETGLVLTSVGYRGVPVPGLPFDDAAGVIPHLDGRVLDGTEPVSGMYVTGWIKRGPSGFIGTNKTDSAQTVASLLDDLEAKAPEVSVPRRRRLLGRRLGVAQSVAGLDGGATALD; this comes from the coding sequence ATGCCCCACGTCGTCACCCAGGCGTGCTGCGGCGACGCGTCGTGCGTCTATGCATGCCCCGTCAACTGCATCCACCCCACGCCCGAAGAACCCGATTTCGGCATCGCCGAGATGCTGTACATCGATCCCGCGACCTGTGTCGACTGCGGCGCGTGTGTGAGTGCGTGCCCGGTCGGCGCCATCGTCCCGGGTCACCGTCTGCCCGCGGGCCAGGAGCGGTTCGTCGAGGTCAACGCGACGCAGTACCACGATCCGGCCGACGGGGCCGCTCGCTTCCCTGTCGACCCGGCCCGTCGGCTGCCACTCGCACCCATCGACCGGCCGCGGCAGCTGGCCGTCGAGCGCTCGATCTCGATCGGCATCGTGGGATCGGGCCCCTCGGCGATGTATGCCGCCGACGAGCTGCTGCGGCAGCCGCAGGTGTCGGTCACCATGTACGAGCGCCTCGACCGACCGTTCGGGCTGGCACGCTTCGGCGTTGCGCCCGATCACCTGCACACGCGCAAGGTGATGGAGCTGTTCGACGACATCGCGCGCAACCCGCGTCTGGAGATCCTGCTGAACACCGAGGTCGGGCGGGATCTCACCTTGGCCGACCTGCGCGCCCGACACCAGGGCGTGATCTGGGCGGGCGGCGCCCCCACCGACCGGCGACTCGCACTGCCCGGATTCGACCTCCCGGGTGTGTCCAGTGCGACCTCCTTCGTGGGCTGGTACAACGGCCACCCCGACTTCACCGACCTCGACGTCGACCTGGACACCGAGCGTGTCGTGGTCGTGGGCAACGGCAACGTCGCCCTCGACGTCGCGCGCATTCTCGTCGCCGACCCGGACACGCTCGCGGCCACCGACATCTCTCGCAGTGCGCTGGCGACCCTGCGGGCCTCGTCGGTGCGCGAAGTCGTCGTGATGGGACGTCGCGGACCCGCGCACGCGGCGTTCACCCTCCCCGAACTCATCGGACTGGTCGATTCGGGTGTCCCGGTCACCGTCGATGCCGCCGATCTCGATGCGCTCCCCGCGCCGGCCGATCTCGACGCCACCGTCCGCGGCAAACTCGAGATCCTGGCCGAATGCGCCGCGCGCCCCGAGCCGACGGGCCGTCGAATCCGGCTGGCCTTCTTCAGTTCTCCGTCCGAGGTGACCGCAGGCCCCCACGGTCGGGCGAGCGCGTTGGTCGTCGGCCGCAACCGGCCGGTCGTCGACGACGCCGGGTCCGCGGTGGGCATCGAACCCACCGGCGACACCACCACTCTCGAGACCGGGTTGGTCCTCACCTCGGTCGGATACCGCGGCGTGCCGGTACCCGGCCTGCCGTTCGACGACGCCGCGGGGGTCATCCCCCACCTCGACGGCCGCGTTCTCGACGGGACCGAACCCGTGTCGGGCATGTACGTGACGGGGTGGATCAAGCGAGGGCCGTCGGGTTTCATCGGCACCAACAAGACCGACTCCGCGCAGACCGTCGCGTCGTTGCTCGACGACCTCGAGGCGAAGGCGCCGGAGGTCTCGGTGCCGCGTCGGCGTCGGCTACTCGGCCGACGTCTGGGTGTCGCGCAGTCCGTCGCCGGCCTCGACGGCGGGGCCACTGCACTAGATTGA
- a CDS encoding cation:proton antiporter, giving the protein MEKHTIAFLLLDVAVVIAAARVGGMIARACRQPAVVGEIAAGIALGPSLLGLLPGNPDQWLFPDDVRPLLGALAQIGLVLFMFIVGLELDMRLTKGRERAAASISAFSIALPFALGAGLGVLLYPSHNMVGGMEIERLGMVLFMGVAMSITAFPVLARILTDRGMMRTVPGVFSLAAAAIDDILAWTLLAFIIAIIQGGSPLEVAKIVGLTLVYAAVMFGVVRPLLAKLIAWRDTAGRLTPDILAVILIGLFLSAAATDVIGIHQIFGAFVFGAVMPKVGAEQLHREILERLEQASVLLLLPMFFVVTGLNVDLTEIGFAGMGQLLLVLLVAIAGKFVGAYAGARVSAIPTRQSAAIAVLMNTRGLTELVILAAGRELGVLSDELFAMLVVMALVTTILTEPLLRVVYPDRVVANDIAAAERRALATATAPRVLVLIRDPVGTVADLRARHRRMLDCATGFDVVLAGLLTAPDRSARPLEVGIPVVPDFAAIASAVEKLSELGSSLTGAGSVSVLCRFSADPAADLDAMSENAHADIIVVDSVDRSLGESLRSAPVAVIDEAADAAVAPGRSTVTCFAADSRSGRTAALVAAGLALFGSRSLTVVASGSRRRWLADLNAVAEQGVSVSVQDPRRHRDDAVSFAVAAPDEGGPGAPVPVTVVDNTGTSEESLGDRVAALYPPPVAQPTPSRAAPDTSSPDIGSSSERH; this is encoded by the coding sequence ATGGAGAAACACACGATCGCCTTCCTGCTGCTCGACGTCGCGGTCGTCATCGCCGCCGCCCGGGTGGGCGGGATGATCGCGCGGGCGTGCCGTCAGCCGGCCGTGGTCGGCGAGATCGCCGCCGGGATCGCGCTGGGCCCCAGCCTGCTCGGACTCCTGCCCGGCAATCCCGACCAGTGGCTGTTCCCCGACGACGTCCGGCCGCTGCTGGGCGCGCTGGCGCAGATCGGTCTCGTGCTGTTCATGTTCATCGTCGGCCTCGAACTGGACATGAGGCTGACCAAGGGGCGTGAACGCGCGGCGGCGAGCATCTCGGCCTTCTCGATCGCCCTGCCGTTCGCTCTCGGTGCCGGGCTCGGAGTGCTGCTCTACCCCTCGCACAACATGGTCGGGGGCATGGAGATCGAACGGCTCGGGATGGTGCTGTTCATGGGCGTCGCGATGTCGATCACCGCCTTCCCGGTACTGGCGCGAATTCTCACCGACCGCGGGATGATGCGGACCGTCCCCGGCGTGTTCAGCCTGGCCGCGGCCGCGATCGACGACATCCTGGCGTGGACGCTGCTGGCCTTCATCATCGCGATCATCCAGGGCGGCAGTCCGCTCGAGGTCGCCAAGATCGTCGGGCTCACGCTCGTGTACGCGGCCGTGATGTTCGGCGTGGTTCGTCCCCTGCTGGCCAAGCTGATCGCGTGGCGCGACACGGCCGGCCGGCTCACCCCGGACATCCTGGCGGTCATCCTGATCGGGCTGTTCCTCTCGGCGGCGGCGACCGACGTCATCGGCATCCACCAGATCTTCGGCGCCTTCGTGTTCGGCGCGGTGATGCCGAAGGTGGGGGCCGAGCAACTGCACCGGGAGATCCTCGAGCGGCTCGAGCAGGCGAGCGTGCTGCTTCTGCTGCCGATGTTCTTCGTCGTGACCGGACTCAACGTCGACCTCACCGAGATCGGGTTCGCGGGGATGGGGCAGTTGCTCCTGGTCCTGCTCGTCGCGATCGCGGGCAAGTTCGTCGGTGCCTATGCCGGCGCGCGGGTGAGTGCGATACCCACCAGGCAGAGTGCGGCCATCGCGGTGTTGATGAACACGCGCGGACTGACCGAGCTGGTGATCCTCGCCGCCGGCCGGGAGCTCGGCGTGCTGAGCGACGAGCTGTTCGCCATGCTCGTCGTGATGGCGCTGGTGACCACGATCCTGACCGAGCCGTTGTTGCGCGTGGTGTACCCGGACCGGGTGGTGGCCAACGACATCGCGGCAGCCGAGCGGCGTGCGCTGGCCACCGCCACCGCACCCCGGGTCCTGGTGCTGATCCGCGATCCCGTCGGAACGGTCGCGGACCTGCGGGCGAGGCACCGGCGAATGCTGGATTGCGCCACCGGATTCGACGTCGTGCTGGCCGGTCTGCTCACTGCTCCGGATCGGTCCGCCCGTCCACTCGAGGTCGGTATCCCGGTGGTGCCGGACTTCGCGGCGATCGCCTCGGCCGTCGAGAAGCTCTCCGAGCTGGGCTCGTCGCTGACCGGCGCGGGTTCGGTCTCTGTGCTGTGCCGGTTCAGCGCCGATCCGGCCGCCGACCTCGACGCGATGTCGGAGAACGCGCATGCCGACATCATCGTCGTGGACAGTGTGGACCGATCCCTGGGGGAGTCGCTGCGATCGGCCCCGGTCGCCGTGATCGACGAGGCCGCCGATGCGGCGGTGGCCCCGGGTCGCAGCACCGTCACCTGCTTCGCTGCCGACAGTCGCAGCGGCCGGACCGCTGCGCTGGTGGCCGCGGGTCTGGCGCTCTTCGGATCGCGCTCGCTGACCGTCGTCGCATCGGGGTCCCGGCGCCGGTGGCTCGCAGATCTCAACGCTGTTGCGGAACAGGGAGTCTCGGTGTCGGTGCAGGATCCGCGGCGGCATCGCGACGATGCGGTGTCGTTCGCCGTCGCCGCACCGGACGAGGGTGGCCCGGGCGCACCGGTTCCGGTCACCGTCGTCGACAACACCGGGACAAGCGAGGAATCGCTGGGCGACCGCGTGGCGGCCCTCTATCCGCCGCCGGTGGCGCAACCCACGCCGTCGCGAGCGGCCCCCGACACATCCAGCCCCGACATCGGTTCATCATCGGAGAGGCACTGA
- a CDS encoding EamA family transporter gives MSSADRTPALPRPALGITLALISSACFGISGVLARAMIEAGWSAGATVTVRIALGGLVLAVPGLLAFRDRRRPVPDRPGRRSWPVLVSYGLLAVAGCQLAYFYAVTYLQVGVALLIEYTAPVAVLVWMWLRHGQRPGRVTVLGAALAIAGLALVLDLTGDVPISAVGVLWALAAMVGAAAYFVISADDRTGWPPLSLAAGGLLIGALALVGAGLTGLLPMTMTTVPVRVGALEVAWWVPLVLLGVVSAAMAYGFGIAGGRLLGARVMSFVALSEVLFAVVFAWLVLDELPAPIQLAGGLLIVLGVVCVRLGEAAPAASHD, from the coding sequence GTGAGCTCCGCAGACCGCACTCCCGCCCTCCCTCGACCTGCCCTCGGCATCACGCTGGCCCTCATCTCCTCGGCCTGCTTCGGCATCTCCGGCGTACTCGCCCGGGCCATGATCGAGGCGGGGTGGTCGGCCGGCGCGACGGTCACGGTGCGCATCGCGCTCGGCGGACTGGTGCTGGCCGTGCCCGGCCTGCTCGCCTTCCGTGATCGCCGACGGCCCGTCCCGGACCGGCCCGGCCGCCGGTCCTGGCCCGTGCTCGTCAGCTATGGCCTGCTCGCCGTGGCAGGCTGTCAGCTGGCCTACTTCTACGCGGTGACCTACCTGCAGGTCGGGGTCGCGCTGCTCATCGAGTACACCGCGCCGGTCGCGGTGCTGGTGTGGATGTGGCTCCGCCACGGTCAGCGGCCGGGACGGGTCACGGTCCTCGGCGCGGCCCTCGCGATCGCCGGACTGGCACTCGTGCTCGACCTGACGGGCGACGTACCGATCAGTGCGGTCGGGGTGCTGTGGGCGCTGGCCGCGATGGTCGGGGCCGCCGCCTACTTCGTGATCTCGGCCGACGATCGCACGGGCTGGCCGCCGTTGAGCCTCGCCGCCGGCGGCCTGCTCATCGGTGCGCTGGCCCTCGTCGGCGCCGGACTGACCGGACTCCTGCCGATGACGATGACCACCGTTCCGGTCCGGGTCGGTGCACTCGAGGTGGCCTGGTGGGTGCCGCTGGTCCTGCTCGGTGTGGTCTCGGCCGCCATGGCCTACGGCTTCGGCATCGCGGGCGGGCGGCTCCTCGGCGCGCGCGTGATGTCTTTCGTCGCGCTGTCCGAGGTCCTGTTCGCGGTGGTCTTCGCCTGGCTGGTTCTCGACGAGCTGCCGGCACCGATCCAGCTCGCCGGCGGCCTGCTCATCGTGCTCGGCGTCGTGTGCGTCCGTCTCGGCGAAGCCGCCCCGGCAGCGTCACACGATTGA
- a CDS encoding FHA domain-containing protein yields the protein MTSPGDIPSVTPTVTLIRGEGVVIRTPAFLCLVNDAVPASFLTDLLDIESAVSVPDSAPRRGRHLVRALAQLVATAADPVDIAFAAPDSAGIAIFLSGRVYGETDGKRVEAAAGDTYDRAVPWPYEGLGLYLAGTEPAEVGEERFDLVEGTVPAAGALLHTPLGLRGTEFHAVSDRAAQPRPDGAAQPRPDRVVEPSRPDPDAGPPTEALGGLDEPDHPEMPRTPAPEAEPEPDPMGTTERMAPGAGSPGSPAPDPLPFTSTPLGGPFEAEPLSPNAPLPSEPAPRDVMPPGGRAPVEPGAASNPFAEPLEPRAPLPKAEHQKPATEVVKIEASRAMVHGIRCSRGHLNHPQSWLCGVCGIRMDQLTTFLVEGERPPLGWLLLDNGFTFLLDEDLVIGREPGSAGGGPAASPKPIRVQDETGQLSRRHVEIRLVEWTVQLVDLGSANGTFVADPSNGNRETRLLPHRAHVLVPGSHVRIGGRHFIFESHHARI from the coding sequence GTGACCAGCCCGGGCGACATCCCCAGCGTCACACCGACCGTGACGCTGATCCGCGGGGAGGGGGTCGTGATCCGCACGCCGGCGTTCCTGTGCCTGGTGAACGACGCGGTGCCCGCGTCCTTCCTCACCGACCTCCTCGACATCGAATCGGCGGTCTCCGTACCGGATTCGGCACCCCGACGCGGACGGCACCTGGTGCGGGCGCTGGCACAACTGGTGGCCACCGCAGCCGACCCGGTCGACATCGCCTTCGCCGCACCCGACAGTGCCGGCATCGCGATCTTCCTCTCGGGCCGGGTGTACGGCGAGACCGACGGCAAGCGTGTCGAAGCGGCCGCCGGCGACACCTACGACCGCGCCGTGCCGTGGCCGTACGAGGGTCTCGGGCTGTATCTCGCCGGCACCGAGCCGGCCGAGGTCGGCGAGGAGCGATTCGACCTGGTCGAGGGCACGGTGCCCGCCGCGGGTGCGTTGCTGCACACTCCACTCGGCCTGCGCGGCACCGAGTTCCACGCGGTGTCCGACAGAGCGGCGCAGCCTCGGCCCGACGGAGCGGCGCAGCCGCGGCCGGACCGGGTTGTCGAACCGTCCCGACCCGACCCGGATGCGGGGCCGCCGACCGAGGCGCTGGGAGGGCTCGACGAGCCGGATCATCCCGAGATGCCCAGAACTCCGGCGCCCGAAGCGGAACCGGAGCCCGACCCGATGGGCACCACCGAACGGATGGCCCCCGGCGCCGGGAGCCCCGGATCGCCCGCACCGGACCCGCTGCCGTTCACCTCGACTCCGCTGGGCGGCCCGTTCGAGGCGGAACCGTTGTCGCCGAACGCGCCGCTCCCGTCCGAGCCCGCGCCGCGGGACGTCATGCCGCCGGGCGGACGCGCGCCCGTCGAACCCGGAGCCGCGTCGAATCCGTTCGCCGAGCCTCTCGAACCGCGCGCGCCCCTGCCCAAGGCAGAGCATCAGAAGCCCGCGACCGAGGTCGTCAAGATCGAGGCCTCCCGGGCCATGGTCCACGGGATACGTTGCTCGCGAGGCCATCTGAACCACCCGCAGTCGTGGCTGTGCGGAGTCTGCGGAATCCGGATGGATCAGTTGACGACCTTCCTCGTCGAGGGGGAGCGGCCGCCGCTGGGCTGGTTGCTGCTCGACAACGGATTCACCTTCCTGCTCGACGAGGACCTGGTCATCGGTCGAGAGCCGGGATCAGCCGGAGGCGGACCGGCGGCTTCGCCCAAACCGATTCGCGTACAGGACGAAACCGGTCAGCTGTCGCGGCGGCACGTCGAGATCCGGCTGGTGGAGTGGACGGTGCAACTGGTCGACCTCGGGTCCGCCAACGGCACCTTCGTCGCCGATCCCAGCAACGGCAACCGCGAGACCCGCCTGCTGCCGCATCGTGCCCATGTGCTGGTGCCCGGATCGCATGTGCGAATCGGCGGTCGGCACTTCATCTTCGAGTCGCACCACGCCCGCATCTGA
- a CDS encoding AurF N-oxygenase family protein produces MTKALTPTDREHEAPARYVPQHDKSGGDHDYSQVLDDLSAASVHRNFDPYVDIDWDAPHMAITENDPRWILSYEVDPIGRHPWYQQLPQEKQIEIGMWRQANVAKVGLQFESILIRGLMQYSFKLPNGAREFRYTTHESKEECNHTLMFQEFINRTGVDVPGAKIGYRLISPFVPLVSTVFPTLFFFGVLGGEEPIDHIQKDFLRTRASLHPTMAAVMQLHVAEEARHISFAHHLIREQVPQRGRFQRFILSLMLPLTMRILCGAIVVPPRGFAKRFDVPDEVMKDIFWRSAESKRFLRNVFGDVRMLGEQSGLMNPVSRLLWRALGISGRPSRFRSEPTYTAA; encoded by the coding sequence ATGACGAAAGCACTCACCCCGACCGATCGGGAGCACGAGGCCCCCGCCCGCTACGTGCCGCAGCACGACAAATCCGGCGGCGACCACGATTACAGCCAGGTGCTCGACGACCTGTCCGCGGCCTCGGTCCACCGCAACTTCGATCCCTACGTGGACATCGACTGGGACGCGCCGCACATGGCGATCACCGAGAACGACCCCCGGTGGATCCTGTCCTACGAGGTCGATCCCATCGGCCGTCACCCGTGGTACCAGCAGCTTCCCCAGGAGAAGCAGATCGAGATCGGCATGTGGCGCCAGGCCAACGTCGCCAAGGTCGGACTGCAGTTCGAGTCGATCCTCATCCGCGGCCTGATGCAGTACAGCTTCAAGCTCCCCAACGGCGCGCGCGAATTCCGGTACACCACGCACGAATCCAAGGAGGAGTGCAACCACACCCTGATGTTCCAGGAGTTCATCAACCGCACCGGGGTGGACGTGCCGGGTGCCAAGATCGGCTACCGGCTGATCTCTCCGTTCGTCCCGCTCGTCTCGACCGTCTTCCCCACCCTGTTCTTCTTCGGGGTCCTCGGCGGCGAGGAGCCGATCGACCACATCCAGAAGGACTTCCTGCGCACCCGCGCCAGCCTGCATCCCACGATGGCGGCGGTCATGCAGCTCCATGTCGCCGAAGAGGCGCGCCACATCTCGTTCGCCCATCACCTCATCCGTGAGCAGGTGCCGCAGCGTGGCCGTTTCCAGCGGTTCATCCTGTCCCTCATGCTCCCGCTGACCATGCGCATCCTGTGCGGCGCGATCGTGGTGCCCCCGCGTGGATTCGCCAAGCGTTTCGACGTCCCCGACGAGGTCATGAAGGACATCTTCTGGCGGTCGGCGGAGTCGAAGCGTTTCCTGCGCAACGTCTTCGGCGACGTCAGGATGCTCGGCGAGCAGAGCGGGCTGATGAACCCGGTGTCGCGACTGCTGTGGCGTGCACTCGGCATCAGCGGTCGGCCCTCGCGTTTTCGCAGCGAGCCCACCTACACCGCGGCCTGA